AAAGGATATTTCTGATTTAATGAAAGTGATAAATAATTATCCTGATAAATTTTATGGCTTTGGAACAGTTCCACTTGGATTATCACTTGAAGAAACTCAAATCTGGATAAAACAATATATTATTGACAATGGATTAAAAGGCATTGGCGAATTTACACCTGGAAATAATGAACAAGTAAGCCAATTGGAAACAATTTTTAAAGCACTAAAACAATATGAGACCTTTCCCATATGGGTTCACACTTTTAATCCAGTCACTCTAAACGGTATAAAAATTCTTGAAAATCTCACAAAAAAATACTCTAAAACACCAGTAATTTTTGGACATATGGGAGGTTATAACTGGATGGAAGTAACAGATTTTGTAAAAAATACGCCAAATGCCTACATTGATTTATCCGCTGCTTTTTCTACACTCGCATTAAAAATGATAATAACAGAAGTTCCTGACAAATGTCTATTTAGTTCTGACGCTCCTTACGGTGATTCATTTTTAAATAAACAAGCAATAGAATATTTAAGTCCATCTAAAAAAATATCAGATAAAATACTTGGAGAGAATATTATAAAATTATTGGGATTAAAATAAATTTTAACAGGGATATTCTTACCATACCCCTATTTATCTTCAAAATTTTTCTACATTGACTAAAAATTTACTCCTGATTTAAAATAAAAAGTTTTTTTAATTTGAATAGGGGCATAAAGATTAAGCTGTGTCTGAAAACTCAAAATCTATGTTATTTTTAATATTTTTTGATTTTAGAAATTATACAAAGTACGATAAAATTAGTATTTGTTATTTTTGAATTTAGAAAAATTTGTTAAAAATTCATCATTTTGAGAGTTTTAAGACATGACCTAATTCAAAAAATCTCAAAATTATTTCCAATAAATTTATTCCACTTCAAAAACCGCCATATACGGCAAATGATCCGACAGCTTTGTCCATTCCTGCGAATCATCATTTATAAAAAAACTTTGCTTAGTTCTGTAATTTGCATATTTTTTTGCCATTATATAATCAATTCTCTGTGTTTCAAGATTCCTGTTTTCAAGATTTGATTTATTTTCCAAGTCCTTGCCTTCAAAATAAGTGTCATTCCAGTTTTCAGTAATTTTACGATAATGCTCTGTCGTTGGCAAAAGGTTAAAATCACCACATAGAAATTTTATATCTCCCTTAAAATAATCTATAACTGTCATCAAATCGTCAATTTGGGTACTTTTTACTGCAGGCTCATAATCCAGATGTGTATTTATAACCAAAATATGTTTTTTATATTTTGAACTGTTAATTTGTGCTGCCAAAACCTGTCTTTTTTCATTTCCAGCAGACGGCAGCTCGTGAACATATATATTTTTCACATCGTATCTTGAAACAAACGCAATTCCAAACTCCCCTTTGTCAAAATCCATTGCCTTTTGAAAATAATAATAATTATACCCAAGTTCAAGTGCAAAATCCTGCGTTACGTCACGAAAATTACTTCTTTTAGTATTTTTATCAACTTCCTGCAATGCAACAAAATCAGGCTTATATTTTTTTATGCTTTTTGCCAATTTCTTACCATCAGCAAGCCTTGCTCCATAAATATTGTAAGTCATTATTCTAAATTCCATTTTTTATTTCCTATCCTTTTTATTTTATCTGTATAAGCAATTAGTTCCCTATTGATTAAAACCATTCTTATTCATCTTTAGTCAAATATTCATAACTTCGATTTTTATCTTTTCCATTTCCATTCGGAAGCACTTCAAATGTATTGTAATCAACATCTTCTAAAATTTTTCCCTTAAAATAAATATTTTTATCATCTTTTATAAATTTTTTATTCAAGAATTTTACTTTATCTTTATTAATTCCTTCTACTTTAAACCCTATCCAAGTATATGTACCAAAACAACTTAAAAATATCCTATTTACATAATAAACATTATATTTGTCTTTTCCATAAAATAGATCTGTTCGATAACTATATATATTTAGAATTTAATAAAACAAATATTCTAAAGCAAGGGGTCTTGACCCCTTGCGAAAATAAAAAAACTTAGGTTATCGAACACATCTAATGAATCAGTATTTATAGTATCTGATAAAAATTCAAATGTTTCAGGATTTTCAATTTTTACATCTTTTATTTTTTCACCCATGTAATAAACATTCTTATCATCTTTTAAAAGAGAAAATCCTATCAACTCAGCAGTTTTCGGATTTGCTCCTTCCAAAATTTTATTTTTGTAATAAACTTTTCCTCTATCTATCGAATAATAATCTCCTATAATTTGTGCAACATCTCCAAATCCCACATTTACAAAAATCAAAAATATCACTATTTTCAACAAAATTTTTTTCACAAGTTATCCTCTCTTTGTAATCAAAAAGCATAAATTTTTTCAAATTTTTTTACAAAAACACTCTAATCAACATATTTTTTCAACTGGCTCTTATGGATAAATCCTCTATATTCCTTAGTTTTTGTAAGCTTATTACTTTCATCAGGATACTCAACATCAAAAATATAATACCAGTCGCCAGATTTCGTAATATATTTCACAACAGTTCTATTGTCCATTTTTGAAACAGTTCTCGAGTTTGTTGTCGGCTTTTCTCGCAAATTCGTGTATCCGTCCTTTGAGCTCACTTCATATTTTTTCAAATCAAACGGTTCATTCAGATTTGAAAATTCTTCTTCAAAATCCTTCGATTTTTTCGTTTTAATTTCAGTAATTTTAGATTTCGCACCAGCCACCCTCTTCAATTCCGTAGCATAAGCATAAACCGTCGTAAAATCACATTCTGTATATGGCAAAACCTTTTTTATCTTAACTGTCGCTGGAACTTCAAATTCCCCTTTACGAATTTTTTGCATTTTTTGATACTCTTCTGGAAAATTTTTCTTCAATGTTTCAGTAATAATTTTCTCTTCCTTAGCAGCTTCTTTTTCATAATTTTCATTATTTTCATATATATCTGGATTATTATAGTCAAAATCCCTAAGCCTCAAAACTATCGCTTTCCCATTCACAATATCCTTATTATCAGGATAAAACAGCATCTCGCCATATTCTATTGCAGAACAGGGCACATCTGAATCACTTTTATCCCAATTAATTTTAAATGTTCCCTTCAAATCCAAAATTACTCCATCATCAGTCAAAATAATTTCATCAGATTTCTTATTTTGTCCAAAAGAAAGCATAGAAACTAGCAGAAGAAAGCAACAAAAGAAAATATTTCTAAATTTAAAATTTTTAAGTTTCATAAACACTCACTTCTCCTTTACATTTTACTGACAGCTATTTGCAAAAGTTTATATACCTAATTAATATACTATTTTCAATTTTAAACTTCTTCTCTTTCTGATAAAAGTTCTTAATTTCTTGCTGCATAAATATCTGTTATCCAATTTTTTACTTTAACAAGGGATACTAACCCCTTGCTTTATAATCCTTCTTTTATTAAATTCTAAAAATATATAGTTCCTGAAGGAGTCTATTATTATGTTCCTCTTTATTGACTAAAATTTAATAGCCAGCCTTTTCACTTTCCAGTCCTGTTACAATAGCGATTCCTGAACTTGTTCCCAGTCTTGTTGCTCCTAATTCAATATATTTTTTTGCAGTTTCAAGGTCTTTCACTCCACCACTTGCCTTAACTTCTGCTTTATCTCCAACATTTTTTTTCATAAGCTCTACATCTTCAAATGTAGCTCCTCCTGTTCCAAATCCTGTCGAAGTTTTTACAAAATCTGCCTTTGCATTAACTGATAATTCACATGCTTTCACTTTTTCATCGTCAGTCAAATAGCAAGTTTCGATTATAACTTTCAGAACATTGCTTCCAATTGCCTCTTTTATTTTTCTAATTTCGTTTTCCACTAAATCATAGTCCTTGTCCTTCAATGCACCAACATTAATAACCATATCAATTTCCGAAGCTCCGTCTTCAATAGCCTTTTTCGCTTCAAACACCTTCACATCAGTTGCCATCGCTCCCAAAGGAAATCCAACTACCGCCGCAACTTTCACATCGCTATCCTTAACTTGACTATAAGCATATTCAACATTCGCCCCATTTACACAAACTGAATAAAATCCATATTCTTTCGCTTCATCGCATAATTTTTTTACATCTTCCTTTGTAGCTGTTGCTTTCAAAATTGTATGATCAATAAATTTGTTTATTTTCATCATTACCATTTCCCTTCTTATTATTTATTTAATTAATGTTTTATCTATTCTTATTATATCCACTTTTTATATTTTTAGCAACTATCTTTTAGCAATTGCAGTAAAAGTAAATTTATCAGGATGATAAGTTATTGTTTCATATTGGAAAAGATTTCCGTTGGATAAATAGGCGTAAGTTTCAATAACTACAACTCTGTCAATATTTTCAAGATTTATATGCCGTCTTTCCTCATCTGTTGCACTTCTAAACTTTATTTCCCGTCTTGAATAGGATATTTTTAAATTTAGTTCATTTTCCAGATATTCATAAATAGACTTGCTAGCTATTTCATCATTCAGATAAGTGACTATTTTTCTATCAAAATAAGAAGTGGCATACTGCACAGTTTCGCCATCCAAGGAATAAGTACGGACAACCTTGTAAAAATCAGCAGTTTTAGAAACATTAAATTTTTCCATCAGTTCCTCGACACCTTGTACTATATATAGACTAACTAAATTTGCCTTGACATCTATATTTTTTATCTTATTCAATTCCTGAAATGTCTGTATTGAAGTAAGCGAAATATTTTTCAAATCCCCTTTTTCAAGCACAACTGACCTTTTACCTTTTATTTTTTGAATATATCCTTCCGATTCCAGTAAAGCAAGCGCTTTTCTCACAGTAAGCACCGAACAGGAATATTCTTTGGCAAAATCTGCTTCCTTTTTTAAATAATCTTTTGGCTTTAATTTTCCATCTTTAATTTGTTTTTTTATATTGTTATATACTTCTTTATATTTACTCATTCTTTACCTTTCCAAAATTATAATCAATCCTTTTAAAATTTGAAGCAAGAATACGTAGAAAGTTATAGTTTGTCTAAGTTCCCGTTTCAAATTAGAATGCTATAATCTATTTTACATCGTATTTATAAAATTAAATATTTTTAAAGTTTAAATGAAATAACTACAACTTTTAAAGTTAATTTATTATAATTATACTTTAAAATATTAAAAATAACAACTACAACATATCATCCGTTTTTTATAATAGATATATATATACCTATTGACTTTTTAAAAAGATATGATATAATTTGATTGTATAAAAATTAATTATTTAAAGGAGATGATTTAAATGGCTGTTAAAAACAAAGTCGTTATTGTTACAGGAGCTTCTTCAGGAATTGGAAGGGCTACTGCGAAATTATTGGGAGAAAGCGGGGCAAAAGTTGTACTTGCCGCAAGAAATGAAGACAAATTACAGCAAGCTGTTGCTGAAATAAAGGAAAAAGGAGGGGAAGCCACTTACAAAATGACAGATGTATCAAAAAGAGAGGAAGTAAAAGCATTGGTTGAATTCGCAATTTCTGAATACGGAAAAATAGATGTTATTTTCAATAATGCTGGATTAATGCCAAATGCACCATTGTCAGAACTAAAAAATAGCGAATGGGACGAAATGATTGATGTGAACTTAAAAGGTGTCTTAAATGGTATAGAAGCTGTACTTCCACATTTTATCAAGCAAAAATCTGGACACGTTATCAGCACATCTTCTGTTGCTGGACTGAACACATATCTTGGAGCAGGAGTTTACTGTGCTACAAAACACGGTGTAAAAGCACTAATGGAAGTACTGAGAAAAGAAAGCGCCAACGAAAAAATGAATGTCCGTACAACAACTCTATACCTAGGAGCATTCAGAACTGAACTTGCAACACGTATCACAAATAAAGCAATTAAGGAAAGAATTGAATTTCTTTACGACACAATTGGAGCAGATCCTATAATAGTTGCCGAAGCTGTAAAATTTGCGATTGATTTGCCAGAAGAAGTTAGCATGAACGAAATCACGCTTTATCCTACTGCACAGTTATAATTTTACAAAAATTTTTCTCCAAAGAATTATTTTGATTGCCAAAATTATTTATTTCTATTTAAATTAAAATATTTCTTGAAAATACATCATAAAATATGTTATCATTTTAAATGTATGATTTTTTTAAAATTGAAAAATAATTATAATAAATAATTTTTTAGGAGGAAAAGAAAAAATGGTTATAAAACCTAGATTAAAAGGTGGTTTAGCACTTACAAACCATCCCATTGGAGCAAAAGAATTTGTAAAAAGGCAAATTGACTATGTAAAATCACAAGATAAATATGAAGGCCCAAAAAAAGTTCTAATTATCGGTTCTTCATCTGGATACGGACTTGCCACAAGAATCTCCCTTGCCTTCGGTGCCGGAGCTGAAACTATTGGAGTAGCATTTGAAAAAGGGGTAGAAGGGAAAAGAGCAGGTTCTGCTGGTTGGTGGAATACAATTGCCTTTAACGAAGCTGCTGAAAAAGAAGGCTTAGTTTCTAAAAACTTCATTGGCGATGCCTTCTCAATGGAAATGAAAGATGATGTAATAAAGTTCATTAAAGAAGAATTTGGTGGAAAAATCGACTTGTTAATTTACAGCTTAGCAAGTGCAGTCAGAACTGATCCAATTGACGGTGTAACTTACCGTTCAGCATTAAAATCTACAACAAAGGACATTACAGGTCCAACTATCAACTTTGAAAAAGAAGTTATGGAAGAAACAACAATGGGTGTCGCAACTCCAGATGAAATTAAAAGCACTGTAAAAGTTATGGGTGGAGAAGACTGGAAATTATGGATTGAGGCGCTTGATAAAGGCGGTGTTCTTTCTGAAGGCTTCAAAACAGTAGCTTACTCATATTTAGGCCCAAAAGTAACTTATGGAATCTATAAAGAAGGTACAATTGGAGCTGCAAAAAGAGATTTGGAACATACTTCTGATGTTTTAAATGACTTTTTAAAAGAAAAATATAACGGAGAAGCATACGTTTCATTAAGTAAGGCGTTAATGACAAAAGCAAGTGCAGTTATCCCTATTTTCCCATTATACGCAGCATTGCTTTACAAAGTAATGAAGGAAAAAGGTATCCACGAAGGTACAATC
This is a stretch of genomic DNA from Leptotrichia hofstadii. It encodes these proteins:
- a CDS encoding GntR family transcriptional regulator, translated to MSKYKEVYNNIKKQIKDGKLKPKDYLKKEADFAKEYSCSVLTVRKALALLESEGYIQKIKGKRSVVLEKGDLKNISLTSIQTFQELNKIKNIDVKANLVSLYIVQGVEELMEKFNVSKTADFYKVVRTYSLDGETVQYATSYFDRKIVTYLNDEIASKSIYEYLENELNLKISYSRREIKFRSATDEERRHINLENIDRVVVIETYAYLSNGNLFQYETITYHPDKFTFTAIAKR
- a CDS encoding amidohydrolase family protein: MIIDSHQHLILPTELQIEQMNKAGVDKAILFTTTPHPEKAKTLTEFKNAMSILFKILGGENSLENNKKRFKKDISDLMKVINNYPDKFYGFGTVPLGLSLEETQIWIKQYIIDNGLKGIGEFTPGNNEQVSQLETIFKALKQYETFPIWVHTFNPVTLNGIKILENLTKKYSKTPVIFGHMGGYNWMEVTDFVKNTPNAYIDLSAAFSTLALKMIITEVPDKCLFSSDAPYGDSFLNKQAIEYLSPSKKISDKILGENIIKLLGLK
- a CDS encoding DKNYY domain-containing protein, with the translated sequence MKKILLKIVIFLIFVNVGFGDVAQIIGDYYSIDRGKVYYKNKILEGANPKTAELIGFSLLKDDKNVYYMGEKIKDVKIENPETFEFLSDTINTDSLDVFDNLSFFIFARGQDPLL
- the deoC gene encoding deoxyribose-phosphate aldolase, giving the protein MKINKFIDHTILKATATKEDVKKLCDEAKEYGFYSVCVNGANVEYAYSQVKDSDVKVAAVVGFPLGAMATDVKVFEAKKAIEDGASEIDMVINVGALKDKDYDLVENEIRKIKEAIGSNVLKVIIETCYLTDDEKVKACELSVNAKADFVKTSTGFGTGGATFEDVELMKKNVGDKAEVKASGGVKDLETAKKYIELGATRLGTSSGIAIVTGLESEKAGY
- a CDS encoding endonuclease/exonuclease/phosphatase family protein produces the protein MEFRIMTYNIYGARLADGKKLAKSIKKYKPDFVALQEVDKNTKRSNFRDVTQDFALELGYNYYYFQKAMDFDKGEFGIAFVSRYDVKNIYVHELPSAGNEKRQVLAAQINSSKYKKHILVINTHLDYEPAVKSTQIDDLMTVIDYFKGDIKFLCGDFNLLPTTEHYRKITENWNDTYFEGKDLENKSNLENRNLETQRIDYIMAKKYANYRTKQSFFINDDSQEWTKLSDHLPYMAVFEVE
- a CDS encoding SDR family oxidoreductase; amino-acid sequence: MAVKNKVVIVTGASSGIGRATAKLLGESGAKVVLAARNEDKLQQAVAEIKEKGGEATYKMTDVSKREEVKALVEFAISEYGKIDVIFNNAGLMPNAPLSELKNSEWDEMIDVNLKGVLNGIEAVLPHFIKQKSGHVISTSSVAGLNTYLGAGVYCATKHGVKALMEVLRKESANEKMNVRTTTLYLGAFRTELATRITNKAIKERIEFLYDTIGADPIIVAEAVKFAIDLPEEVSMNEITLYPTAQL
- a CDS encoding DKNYY domain-containing protein, which translates into the protein MNKKFIKDDKNIYFKGKILEDVDYNTFEVLPNGNGKDKNRSYEYLTKDE
- the fabV gene encoding enoyl-ACP reductase FabV, whose product is MVIKPRLKGGLALTNHPIGAKEFVKRQIDYVKSQDKYEGPKKVLIIGSSSGYGLATRISLAFGAGAETIGVAFEKGVEGKRAGSAGWWNTIAFNEAAEKEGLVSKNFIGDAFSMEMKDDVIKFIKEEFGGKIDLLIYSLASAVRTDPIDGVTYRSALKSTTKDITGPTINFEKEVMEETTMGVATPDEIKSTVKVMGGEDWKLWIEALDKGGVLSEGFKTVAYSYLGPKVTYGIYKEGTIGAAKRDLEHTSDVLNDFLKEKYNGEAYVSLSKALMTKASAVIPIFPLYAALLYKVMKEKGIHEGTIEQKHRLLTQMVYGNNPVIDEERRLRPDNWEMREDVQAEVEALWDKVTPDNFKEISDYAGAREEFMQLNGFDFDNVDYDADVDLDELAKLKP
- a CDS encoding SH3 domain-containing protein, which translates into the protein MKLKNFKFRNIFFCCFLLLVSMLSFGQNKKSDEIILTDDGVILDLKGTFKINWDKSDSDVPCSAIEYGEMLFYPDNKDIVNGKAIVLRLRDFDYNNPDIYENNENYEKEAAKEEKIITETLKKNFPEEYQKMQKIRKGEFEVPATVKIKKVLPYTECDFTTVYAYATELKRVAGAKSKITEIKTKKSKDFEEEFSNLNEPFDLKKYEVSSKDGYTNLREKPTTNSRTVSKMDNRTVVKYITKSGDWYYIFDVEYPDESNKLTKTKEYRGFIHKSQLKKYVD